The following nucleotide sequence is from Synechococcus sp. CBW1004.
AGTGGCGCGGAACCGGCGTGACCAGAGCAGCAACGGGTGATCCCAGATCCCGAGTTGCTGCAGCATCTGGGCGGTGTCGCCGTCGCCCTGGTCATCGGTCACCAGGATCACCGGCCGCGGTTCCTCCGGCGCCCCGAAGCCCAGAAAGTCCTCGGCGCAGAGCAGGCAGCGGGCGAGGGCATGCACCAGCCGCGTCTTGCCCACCTTTGCCCGGCCGCCCACGATCGAGAGGTCGCGGCGCGGAACGCAGCCGGGGATTTCCCACTGCACCACGGGTTGCGGCATCGACAGGCGCTCGGCCTGATCGAGACCGCGGAAGCGGTTGCCGTTGCGCTGGTCGTGGGCCTCGAGGATCAGCTGGCCGATCTCCTGCAGCCGCAAGGCTGTTTTCAGTTGCAGGGCGGCATGGGCCTCGCGCACGCGGGCCGAGCGGCGCAGGCTGTTGCGCTCTCGCCCCACTAGGGATCGGATGCAGTGCTCCAAGGCATTGAGGCGGCGGTTGATCGGTAGGTGCACCTTTCCCCAGCGCACCCGGGTGTCGGGTCTGGGGGAGAAACGCTGCGGGCCAGGCCCGGAACCCTTGGTGCCCCTGGCATTGCTGCTGGTGCGGTCGCTGCTCTTGCCACCCGGATGGCGCCCGTCGGTCTCGCCCTGGCTTCGACGGCTGCCTGTGGCTTGCGCCCGGGGAGGCCTGGGGGTGTGAGGAGGCTCCGGCGGCAACCAGCCGTGCTGACGGGCGTGGAACCAGAAGGTCGCCGCGCTGATCTGCTCACCGCCGGAGCTGGCCACCTGGCGGATGTCCCAGCCGCAGCTGGCCGAGGGGCTGTGGGCCTCCATCAGGGCGATCGCCAGCTCCCGGTCGTGGCCGGCCTGCTCGCAGGCCTGGATCAGTCCCCAGAGCAGGTTGCGGTAGTCGGCGTAGGTGTTGCTGCCGGCCACGCGCTTGGGGATGACGGCCAGGGCGGTGCGGATCTGCTCCAGCGGCCGCGGCGGCCCGAAGTCCTCGTCTCCCAGCTCGGGCAGTGGAATCCCAGTGCCTGGAACCTCGTAGGTCTGCTCCAGGGCAATCTCCTGTTGCGGTGCGGTGCCTTCAGCGGGTTCGGCGAACTCATCGGGCAGCAGCGCCAGGGCGATGTCATCAGGCGCGTAGCGCTGGCCGCTCACGTGCACCAGCTCCACCAGGGCGGTGGGCTGCCCGCCGGCATCCACGTACCAGCAGCCGGGCAGCCGCATCACCCGCGAGGCGTCCTTGCAGTGGGGATCGCCGCCGGCGTAGGCGATCAGCTCGGCCTGCAGCGGCGCCCACTCCTTTGGCGGGATGGGCTGCTCCAGCAGCCAGTAGCAGTGGGCCGACTTACCGCCGCTGAGCACGATCAGCGAGGGCTCCGGCAGCCCCAGCTCGCGCCAGGCGT
It contains:
- a CDS encoding AAA family ATPase → MASAEAATSPTQPCIDRAAAKQFLSLLGKDPASARLRAFPHRANPAKAVIGARKGPFDLAVAEQWQREGRGIYLVINDGGDRKSEITACRAFFVEWDDRPIAWQLNAWRELGLPEPSLIVLSGGKSAHCYWLLEQPIPPKEWAPLQAELIAYAGGDPHCKDASRVMRLPGCWYVDAGGQPTALVELVHVSGQRYAPDDIALALLPDEFAEPAEGTAPQQEIALEQTYEVPGTGIPLPELGDEDFGPPRPLEQIRTALAVIPKRVAGSNTYADYRNLLWGLIQACEQAGHDRELAIALMEAHSPSASCGWDIRQVASSGGEQISAATFWFHARQHGWLPPEPPHTPRPPRAQATGSRRSQGETDGRHPGGKSSDRTSSNARGTKGSGPGPQRFSPRPDTRVRWGKVHLPINRRLNALEHCIRSLVGRERNSLRRSARVREAHAALQLKTALRLQEIGQLILEAHDQRNGNRFRGLDQAERLSMPQPVVQWEIPGCVPRRDLSIVGGRAKVGKTRLVHALARCLLCAEDFLGFGAPEEPRPVILVTDDQGDGDTAQMLQQLGIWDHPLLLWSRRFRATEANLDALLACLAAHPGAVVILDSLRSITRSCCFGENDPEMGSLIYDLKHQITDAGGTLLLIHHCNKANDTTGTEALSGHNAIAGAANTILTLHYLAKGNRLIKDSPQRRLVREARSGPPADLVVAIDGNSGTFARLGTYDDLQEQQEQESDLDRAAQRVRKASEKQKEALRYLQALHTNGLAGVGLLELLQAIDLAPAEARLMRDLEAEALSAYKTLGRFLGKLDGLVTTTRVSTGSQSYYLRYGLSAAGVEWLAREFEL